From a region of the uncultured Desulfatiglans sp. genome:
- a CDS encoding transposase (fragment): MTDLEAWCHQQFAEKTVEPNSGLGKAITYLLKHWKELTCFLRVPGAPLDNNLWERALKFAILDRKKSLFYKMQRGTHVGDLFMSLIHACHLSGINALDYPTRLLKNTKALQTSPHTFMPWDYQDQNR, from the coding sequence ATGACAGATCTCGAGGCGTGGTGCCATCAGCAATTTGCAGAGAAGACCGTGGAGCCCAACTCCGGCTTGGGGAAGGCGATCACCTACCTCCTCAAACACTGGAAGGAACTGACCTGTTTTCTCAGAGTGCCTGGAGCCCCGCTGGACAATAACCTGTGGGAAAGGGCCCTGAAGTTCGCCATCCTAGACCGGAAAAAATCCCTCTTCTACAAGATGCAACGCGGCACCCATGTCGGGGATCTCTTCATGAGCCTCATCCACGCCTGTCACCTTTCAGGCATCAATGCGCTCGACTATCCCACACGGCTCCTGAAGAACACCAAAGCCCTGCAGACCTCCCCGCACACCTTCATGCCGTGGGATTACCAGGATCAAAACCGCTAA
- a CDS encoding hypothetical protein (Evidence 5 : Unknown function) encodes MKKSPQKLKISAGEFEAPQDRIKERNLTESDYDVLLGLAETVARLREVLAEKENSIGRLCKYLLGAPTETARNILKDKAEPVRPGKRRRTKTPRPRKNGADLHTGAARVRIEHPAEGHQVAMFMTHSQHAGKNLHDLLKRRATGLPPPIQMCDALNRNVSEDFQTILANCLAHARRKFVELVDRFPDDCAHVINELATVYVHEAIARTERNVPRGSTGLPSAQY; translated from the coding sequence ATGAAAAAATCACCCCAAAAGCTGAAGATATCCGCCGGCGAGTTCGAAGCGCCCCAGGACCGTATCAAAGAACGGAACCTGACCGAATCGGACTACGACGTGCTCCTGGGGCTTGCCGAGACAGTGGCGCGCCTGCGGGAGGTCCTTGCCGAGAAAGAAAACTCCATCGGCCGGCTTTGCAAGTACCTGCTGGGGGCCCCGACCGAGACAGCTCGAAACATCCTCAAGGATAAAGCCGAACCGGTCCGCCCCGGAAAAAGGCGACGAACCAAAACCCCAAGGCCACGGAAAAACGGTGCAGACTTGCACACCGGGGCTGCCAGGGTGCGCATCGAACACCCCGCCGAGGGCCATCAGGTCGCCATGTTCATGACCCACAGTCAGCATGCCGGGAAAAACCTGCACGACCTGTTGAAACGCCGGGCAACCGGGCTGCCACCGCCGATTCAGATGTGCGATGCCCTGAACCGGAACGTATCCGAGGACTTTCAAACGATCCTGGCCAATTGCCTCGCCCATGCCCGCAGGAAGTTCGTGGAATTGGTCGATCGATTCCCGGACGACTGCGCCCATGTGATCAATGAGTTGGCAACTGTCTATGTGCATGAGGCGATCGCCAGAACCGAAAGAAATGTCCCCAGAGGATCGACTGGCTTACCATCGGCTCAATACTGA
- a CDS encoding hypothetical protein (Evidence 5 : Unknown function) has translation MIFSSAQDLRELALKRIIKRKSVDFVFTGKKLGP, from the coding sequence GTGATTTTTTCATCGGCGCAAGACCTCCGTGAACTGGCGCTCAAGCGGATTATTAAGCGAAAATCCGTAGATTTTGTTTTTACAGGTAAGAAGCTGGGGCCTTAA
- a CDS encoding hypothetical protein (Evidence 5 : Unknown function), translating to MDRLFYMLFFRGFTPRESLLLVEDVAHIVSRRNEITPQLIKIDLEKRGWHKADVDPLTLELIIEFLESHSEYEARRLATH from the coding sequence ATGGACCGTCTTTTCTATATGCTTTTTTTCAGGGGATTTACACCACGCGAATCCCTCTTGTTAGTTGAAGATGTGGCGCACATTGTCAGCCGAAGGAATGAAATTACGCCTCAACTAATCAAAATTGATCTGGAAAAGAGGGGCTGGCATAAGGCGGACGTTGACCCTTTGACCCTTGAACTCATCATCGAATTTCTCGAAAGCCACAGTGAATATGAAGCCAGGAGGCTTGCCACGCATTGA
- a CDS encoding hypothetical protein (Evidence 5 : Unknown function) translates to MPTPLERQSGKKKIIWIVINYQYNPVYTSPHSL, encoded by the coding sequence TTGCCCACTCCGCTTGAACGCCAGTCTGGCAAGAAAAAAATCATCTGGATCGTCATCAACTATCAGTATAACCCTGTTTACACAAGTCCTCATAGTCTTTAA
- a CDS encoding Response regulator receiver protein: MRTCVNRVILIVDDDPDDFFLARLAFKRSGQETEEREFQLVSDGEELMDYLYRRGRFASLENTPLPCLILLDLNMPGKDGREALREMKQVRDFRQIPIVVFTTSGEQEDIVYGYDMGASSYISKPAEFDALVEIMTCIGQYWLNVVKLPTLSDSNAQANETIS, from the coding sequence ATGAGGACTTGTGTAAACAGGGTTATACTGATAGTTGATGACGATCCAGATGATTTTTTTCTTGCCAGACTGGCGTTCAAGCGGAGTGGGCAAGAAACTGAAGAAAGGGAATTTCAGCTGGTCTCGGATGGCGAAGAGTTGATGGACTATCTTTACCGTAGAGGCAGATTTGCGAGTCTCGAAAATACGCCCTTGCCGTGTCTCATTCTGCTGGACCTAAACATGCCTGGAAAGGATGGCCGGGAAGCGCTCAGGGAGATGAAGCAAGTGCGCGATTTTCGGCAAATTCCAATCGTCGTGTTCACTACTTCCGGGGAGCAGGAAGATATTGTGTACGGTTATGATATGGGGGCCAGCTCTTACATCTCAAAGCCTGCTGAATTTGATGCACTGGTAGAAATAATGACGTGCATCGGTCAATACTGGTTGAATGTCGTGAAACTGCCAACGCTATCGGATTCGAATGCACAGGCCAATGAGACCATTTCATGA
- a CDS encoding hypothetical protein (Evidence 5 : Unknown function), with protein MNRYSCQMRILGSFYPEIGFFAVQKRDWKQIQILNFVPGQGFSNFPCAMC; from the coding sequence ATGAACCGCTATTCTTGCCAGATGAGAATATTAGGTAGTTTCTATCCGGAAATAGGGTTTTTCGCAGTTCAGAAACGCGATTGGAAACAGATCCAGATCCTGAATTTTGTTCCGGGACAAGGTTTTTCAAATTTTCCGTGCGCTATGTGCTAA
- a CDS encoding transposase (fragment): MLSILNAKNNKIRKEKYKDLLIVAEKTIGYAHSAVSILDSTVFPDPLQATMAQGINEEIKRLIPLAEGVISQTRRRVINKEKVPASEKIVSIFEPHTDIIIKDRRDTLFGHKICVSGGPSNLITDCLILKCNPADTNLTVEMLDRHEQIYGRYPQKVSLDGGFASKSNLQEAKSRGIKDVCFAKKRGLKETDMCKSTWVYNKLRRFRAGIEAGISWLKRCFGLSRCTWKSLRSFKSYVWTSILAANLFTIARSETAT, translated from the coding sequence ATGCTTTCTATATTAAATGCCAAAAACAACAAAATCCGAAAAGAAAAATATAAAGATCTTCTTATAGTAGCCGAAAAGACAATTGGCTATGCACATAGCGCCGTGTCAATTTTAGACTCCACTGTGTTCCCCGACCCGTTACAAGCGACCATGGCGCAAGGTATTAATGAAGAAATAAAACGACTTATCCCACTGGCTGAAGGGGTCATAAGCCAAACTCGGCGGCGTGTGATCAATAAGGAAAAAGTCCCAGCTTCAGAGAAAATCGTTTCCATCTTTGAACCTCATACAGACATCATCATCAAAGACCGGCGGGATACATTGTTCGGCCATAAAATATGTGTGAGTGGCGGACCATCTAATCTGATTACTGACTGCTTGATTCTTAAATGTAATCCCGCTGATACAAATTTAACCGTCGAAATGTTGGACCGCCATGAGCAGATCTATGGCCGTTACCCGCAAAAAGTTTCCTTGGATGGCGGTTTTGCTTCAAAAAGCAATCTTCAGGAAGCAAAATCGAGGGGCATCAAGGATGTCTGCTTTGCCAAGAAACGCGGCCTAAAAGAAACGGATATGTGTAAAAGTACATGGGTTTACAATAAGCTCCGTCGTTTCCGTGCCGGTATCGAGGCTGGCATCTCCTGGCTTAAACGATGCTTTGGATTGTCACGCTGCACATGGAAGTCTCTTAGATCTTTCAAGAGTTACGTATGGACATCGATTTTGGCAGCAAATTTATTCACCATTGCCAGAAGCGAAACAGCCACTTAA
- a CDS encoding transposase (fragment): MQDLTHGIKNRDKGAEGMSAEQVLRAAIIKQTEGFSYEELAFHLVDSRTYRNFCRIGITQKGFKKTALCSNIKSIADSTMENINKLIVAYAVDKKVEP, from the coding sequence TTGCAAGACCTTACTCATGGAATCAAAAATCGTGATAAGGGAGCCGAAGGCATGAGTGCAGAGCAAGTCCTGCGTGCCGCGATCATCAAGCAAACGGAAGGTTTCAGCTATGAAGAACTCGCGTTCCATCTTGTCGACTCCAGAACGTATCGAAATTTCTGTAGGATCGGCATAACCCAAAAGGGATTTAAAAAGACCGCTCTTTGTAGCAATATCAAGTCCATTGCAGATTCTACAATGGAAAACATAAACAAGCTGATAGTAGCATATGCTGTTGACAAAAAGGTCGAACCATGA
- a CDS encoding conserved hypothetical protein (Evidence 4 : Unknown function but conserved in other organisms), whose translation MAELENVHVGTSGWHYEHWAGPFYPEDVPRKDYLKYYSQHFHTVEINNSFYQLPTAKTLASWYKAVPEGFRFAVKASRYITHMKKLKDPKEPLNAFLNRVDVLGDKLGPILFQLPPRWHFDADRLYDFLAMLPSRYRYAFEFRDTSWMNPEAYEAMKKSGVAFCVYDLAGYQSPKEITADFIYVRLHGPGSAYKGSYSVAVLSEWAGAFSTWANKGRDVFCYFDNDEDGYAVQNALKLEMMMGDLG comes from the coding sequence GTGGCAGAGTTGGAAAATGTACATGTTGGGACATCAGGTTGGCATTATGAGCACTGGGCGGGTCCCTTTTATCCCGAGGATGTGCCCAGAAAAGACTATCTCAAATATTATTCCCAGCATTTCCATACCGTGGAAATAAACAATTCCTTTTATCAGCTTCCAACAGCGAAAACCCTGGCGTCTTGGTACAAGGCCGTCCCAGAAGGATTTAGATTTGCTGTAAAAGCGAGCCGTTATATTACTCACATGAAAAAGCTGAAAGACCCCAAGGAACCCCTGAACGCCTTTTTGAATAGGGTGGATGTATTGGGAGATAAACTCGGCCCCATTCTGTTTCAGTTGCCCCCGCGCTGGCACTTCGACGCGGACCGCCTTTATGATTTCTTGGCGATGCTTCCTAGTCGCTACCGATACGCTTTTGAGTTCCGGGACACGTCTTGGATGAACCCGGAAGCCTATGAGGCCATGAAAAAGTCTGGAGTGGCCTTTTGTGTCTACGACCTGGCCGGATACCAATCTCCAAAAGAAATTACGGCGGATTTCATTTATGTCCGGCTGCACGGTCCTGGCAGTGCCTATAAAGGTAGCTACAGCGTTGCCGTATTGTCCGAATGGGCCGGTGCGTTTTCCACCTGGGCCAATAAGGGGAGAGATGTGTTCTGTTATTTTGACAATGATGAAGACGGATATGCGGTTCAGAATGCGCTGAAGCTTGAGATGATGATGGGAGACCTGGGATAG
- a CDS encoding hypothetical protein (Evidence 5 : Unknown function), protein MDMGVVELSVCLSALSICAPFCYYLVSDIAHRLRGSDELQKTKSNFKDLEPLTERRPMRRQRR, encoded by the coding sequence GTGGATATGGGAGTTGTTGAATTATCGGTTTGCTTATCGGCTTTGAGCATTTGTGCCCCTTTTTGCTATTATCTCGTATCGGATATCGCACATCGGCTTAGAGGCAGCGATGAACTTCAAAAAACCAAAAGCAATTTTAAGGATCTGGAGCCGCTCACAGAAAGAAGGCCCATGAGGAGGCAGAGGCGCTGA
- a CDS encoding DNA polymerase/3'-5' exonuclease PolX (Includes: DNA polymerase type-X; 3'-5' exodeoxyribonuclease) (fragment), protein MEDLRGDLHAHIKATDGHATLEEMAKTAKKHGYDYLAITDHSKKVAMAHGLDAKRLTEQIKEIDHLNDNLKGMVLLKGIEVDILKDGSLDLSDDILKELDLVVCSVHYHRELSKEKMTERVLRAMDNPYFNIFAHPTGRLINERDPYEIDLEKIMEGAKESGCFLEINSYPDRLDLSDSHAKMAKDMGLKLAISTDAHSIADLDFIRYGIDQARRGWLETDDVINTRSLEQLRKLLKRK, encoded by the coding sequence ATGGAAGATCTTCGAGGCGACCTGCATGCTCACATCAAGGCGACGGATGGACATGCCACTTTAGAGGAGATGGCCAAGACCGCCAAAAAGCATGGCTACGACTATCTGGCCATTACCGACCACTCCAAAAAGGTAGCCATGGCCCACGGCCTGGATGCCAAGCGTCTGACAGAGCAAATCAAGGAGATTGATCACTTAAACGATAATCTAAAGGGGATGGTGTTGTTGAAGGGGATTGAGGTGGATATCTTAAAGGATGGTTCTCTCGACTTGTCGGATGATATCCTGAAGGAACTCGACCTTGTGGTCTGCTCTGTACATTATCATCGGGAACTCTCCAAGGAAAAAATGACCGAGCGGGTTCTTCGCGCTATGGATAACCCCTATTTCAATATTTTTGCTCATCCCACCGGACGTCTGATTAACGAGCGCGACCCTTATGAGATCGATTTGGAAAAAATTATGGAAGGGGCAAAGGAAAGCGGGTGTTTTCTGGAAATCAACTCCTATCCGGATCGGCTCGACCTGTCCGACAGCCACGCCAAAATGGCCAAGGATATGGGCCTTAAACTGGCGATCTCGACGGATGCCCACAGTATCGCCGATCTGGACTTCATTCGATACGGCATCGATCAGGCCCGACGGGGCTGGCTGGAGACGGATGATGTGATCAACACTCGCAGCCTCGAGCAGCTGAGAAAACTGTTGAAGAGGAAATGA
- a CDS encoding hypothetical protein (Evidence 5 : Unknown function), with amino-acid sequence MATQAFVAVLYPNNRLNSRSGCLLGTSCPFSTHCRPECQSLIRFHPEMVFLANLGVNLHVCLCGDLQVASVQTLDFLDID; translated from the coding sequence TTGGCGACCCAGGCCTTCGTGGCCGTTCTCTATCCTAACAATCGGTTGAATTCCAGGAGTGGGTGCCTTCTTGGCACCTCATGCCCATTTTCTACTCATTGTCGGCCGGAGTGTCAATCCTTAATTCGTTTCCATCCGGAAATGGTCTTTTTGGCCAATCTCGGCGTCAATCTGCACGTTTGCTTGTGCGGCGACCTGCAGGTCGCCTCCGTGCAAACGCTTGATTTCCTTGATATTGACTAA
- a CDS encoding conserved hypothetical protein (Evidence 4 : Unknown function but conserved in other organisms) — protein MVHMRHLFYPMRNPVHGTAEGWASARIRVPGFMKESDAVPGWKWTTLLAEVCAFVWLVLSPGLWVGETYGAERVVRQDADADGRIDRVAHLDASGNVVLLEVDLDGDEFFETRQVYEKSVLVRIEKDTDRNGKSDETHFFENGKRVRQEKTGSKGRITDVVLFDQEERPLRWERDTNGDGRMDTISEYREGKVKRITRDTTGDGRVNVWQDFQNEQPKEQRTDRDGDGRLDQVVTYDSQGQPEKSLHDSDGDGRMETVRFYRKGELVRQEVDEDGVPPPERIVEYSGGQPVTDRHDTNGDGRYDAELKFKDGKPAYREEDSDHDGKMDRFTEFDAAGRPLVVREEGRTTRFLKGEILSVEETGKGRIVFTEYEGGQPARQTVDEDGNGRPEQTIHFDREGRIARAERDTNLDGRPDTWERYQTGVLIRTEQDRNHDGKIDAKTVYVKGNRSQISLDTDHDGRFETTQRFDHPEWSMVTEVDREGDGQPEERYAYAKDVLRLKTLFEKGADRPVFEEAYDEQGRVVWSREALSGGTGATLTWRFDEDEKAVEAEKDSDGDGRTDVWFHYSPEGSVERVAEDRNRDGKADLWEEYDASEAVVSRSEDLDFDGVADIEKTF, from the coding sequence ATGGTTCATATGAGGCATTTGTTTTATCCGATGAGGAATCCCGTGCATGGAACGGCTGAGGGTTGGGCCTCAGCGCGAATCCGGGTTCCAGGATTCATGAAGGAATCCGATGCGGTTCCCGGTTGGAAATGGACCACCCTTTTGGCAGAGGTATGCGCCTTTGTCTGGCTGGTTTTATCGCCGGGGCTTTGGGTCGGTGAAACCTATGGCGCGGAGCGGGTAGTCCGGCAGGATGCGGACGCCGACGGGCGGATCGACCGTGTTGCCCATCTGGATGCATCCGGCAACGTCGTCTTGCTCGAGGTGGACCTCGACGGGGACGAATTCTTCGAAACCCGGCAAGTCTATGAAAAGAGCGTTTTGGTGCGTATCGAGAAAGACACGGACCGGAATGGAAAATCCGACGAGACCCACTTTTTCGAGAACGGGAAGCGGGTGCGCCAGGAAAAAACCGGTTCGAAGGGGCGGATAACGGACGTCGTGCTCTTCGACCAGGAGGAGAGGCCTTTGCGTTGGGAGCGCGATACGAACGGCGACGGGCGCATGGATACGATCTCGGAGTATCGGGAAGGCAAAGTCAAGCGGATTACACGGGATACGACAGGTGACGGCCGGGTGAACGTCTGGCAGGACTTTCAGAACGAACAGCCCAAAGAGCAGCGCACGGACCGTGACGGCGATGGCCGCCTGGATCAGGTGGTCACCTATGACAGCCAGGGTCAGCCTGAAAAAAGCCTGCATGATTCGGACGGCGACGGACGGATGGAAACCGTCCGGTTCTACCGCAAGGGCGAACTCGTCCGGCAGGAGGTGGATGAGGACGGCGTCCCTCCGCCTGAGCGGATCGTGGAATACAGCGGCGGTCAACCCGTGACGGACAGACATGATACGAACGGGGACGGCCGGTACGATGCGGAGCTGAAATTCAAGGATGGGAAGCCCGCCTACCGCGAGGAGGATTCCGATCATGACGGGAAGATGGACCGGTTCACCGAATTCGACGCCGCCGGCCGGCCGCTGGTGGTTAGGGAAGAGGGCCGCACCACCCGTTTTCTCAAGGGCGAAATCCTCAGCGTCGAGGAGACTGGAAAGGGCCGAATCGTCTTCACCGAATACGAGGGCGGCCAACCCGCGCGTCAGACGGTCGACGAGGACGGGAACGGCCGCCCGGAGCAGACGATCCACTTCGATCGGGAAGGGCGCATCGCCAGGGCCGAACGGGACACGAACCTGGACGGCCGGCCGGACACGTGGGAAAGGTATCAAACGGGGGTTTTGATCCGAACAGAGCAGGACCGGAACCATGACGGAAAGATCGATGCAAAGACGGTGTATGTGAAGGGTAACCGGTCCCAAATTTCACTGGATACGGACCATGACGGACGCTTCGAAACCACACAGCGGTTCGATCATCCTGAATGGTCCATGGTGACGGAGGTGGACCGGGAAGGCGATGGTCAACCCGAAGAGCGCTACGCTTATGCAAAGGATGTCCTGCGACTTAAAACGCTGTTTGAAAAGGGTGCCGACCGCCCGGTCTTCGAGGAGGCCTACGACGAGCAGGGGCGCGTCGTGTGGTCGCGGGAGGCCCTCTCGGGTGGCACGGGTGCAACGCTGACCTGGCGTTTCGATGAAGACGAAAAGGCCGTCGAGGCCGAGAAGGATTCGGATGGCGACGGCCGAACCGATGTCTGGTTCCATTACAGCCCCGAGGGGAGCGTCGAACGGGTGGCCGAAGACAGGAACCGGGACGGGAAAGCGGACCTCTGGGAGGAGTACGATGCCTCCGAAGCGGTGGTTTCGCGTAGTGAAGACCTCGATTTCGACGGCGTCGCCGACATCGAGAAGACTTTCTAG
- a CDS encoding MotA/TolQ/ExbB proton channel, giving the protein MKGEGGGMFEFLAKGGVLVTPILFCSVLALAIFIERVIRFSVLRKRGRYVAERVATRIEGGDREGARQAASESRSPMGRILAQGLDVADQDRETFETVLAHATEEEVRDLSRYLQALATIANIAPLLGLLGTVIGMIKAFMVIQQMGGKVNAAVLAGGIWEAMLTTALGLAVALPAMVAHSWLLVQVDRYEARLQTGIVRFIKSLGRFQES; this is encoded by the coding sequence TTGAAGGGCGAAGGGGGAGGAATGTTCGAGTTTCTTGCGAAGGGCGGCGTGCTCGTGACGCCCATTCTGTTTTGCTCCGTTCTGGCCCTGGCGATTTTTATCGAACGGGTCATTCGGTTCAGTGTCCTGCGCAAAAGGGGGCGCTATGTCGCCGAGCGGGTGGCGACCCGGATCGAGGGCGGGGACCGGGAAGGTGCCCGGCAGGCGGCGAGTGAAAGCCGTTCGCCCATGGGGCGCATCCTCGCGCAGGGGCTGGATGTGGCCGATCAGGACCGGGAGACCTTCGAGACCGTTCTCGCCCACGCCACCGAAGAAGAGGTGCGCGATCTGTCGCGCTATCTGCAGGCGCTCGCGACCATCGCCAATATTGCGCCGCTCCTCGGGCTTCTCGGTACGGTCATCGGCATGATCAAGGCCTTCATGGTGATTCAGCAGATGGGGGGAAAGGTCAATGCCGCGGTCCTGGCCGGGGGGATCTGGGAGGCGATGCTGACCACGGCCCTCGGGTTGGCGGTGGCCCTGCCGGCCATGGTCGCCCACAGTTGGCTTCTCGTCCAGGTGGACCGGTACGAGGCGCGTCTCCAGACCGGGATCGTCCGTTTCATCAAGAGTCTCGGACGCTTTCAGGAGAGCTGA
- a CDS encoding ExbD/TolR-like biopolymer transport protein, whose amino-acid sequence MLVHRRKRPRYGIQAPLTSLIDIVFLLLIYFLLTTNFMVDEGIDVKLPQAEASRPQTRTEITVYVDAEGRAFLENTEMNLGELFKRLQELIGNAPDQMVLIKAERSVVLNKAVQVMDVAKAAGAGRLCLATEKGF is encoded by the coding sequence ATGCTGGTGCATCGAAGAAAAAGGCCGCGCTATGGCATCCAGGCTCCGCTGACCTCCTTGATCGATATCGTTTTCCTGCTGCTGATCTATTTTCTCCTGACCACCAACTTCATGGTCGACGAGGGGATCGACGTCAAACTGCCCCAGGCGGAGGCCTCCCGTCCGCAGACCCGGACCGAGATCACGGTCTATGTGGATGCGGAGGGCCGTGCCTTCCTGGAAAACACCGAAATGAACCTGGGCGAGCTCTTCAAGCGTCTGCAGGAGTTGATCGGGAACGCTCCGGACCAGATGGTCCTCATCAAGGCCGAGCGCAGCGTGGTGTTGAACAAGGCGGTCCAGGTGATGGACGTGGCGAAGGCCGCCGGCGCCGGGCGGCTTTGCCTCGCGACCGAGAAGGGCTTTTGA
- a CDS encoding conserved hypothetical protein (Evidence 4 : Unknown function but conserved in other organisms): protein MEAASGSGKRSNWLLRGLIAVSIAVHAVVFVHVAGIYDARDRDYIELTLQNEAEPATRSIPRPPQRNRQPPQTDVAQPSPLRPQLVKPPPAPPAPESFKAPNPSLVEPIAVPERPAMSKPGAVAWSLPKSVPGGAGAYGSSEDYFGMVRMKIEGNKKYPVVARKRQVEGRVKVRFVIESDGTVRDLVLSEGSRHAMLDEAALEAVRASAPFPPPPRRLFSGPVSLEVSILFELM from the coding sequence GTGGAAGCGGCAAGCGGCTCGGGAAAGAGATCCAACTGGCTGTTGCGCGGATTGATCGCGGTCTCGATCGCCGTGCACGCGGTCGTCTTTGTCCACGTCGCCGGGATATACGACGCGCGGGATCGTGACTACATCGAGCTCACGCTGCAAAACGAGGCCGAGCCTGCTACCAGGAGCATCCCGCGTCCTCCACAGAGAAATCGTCAGCCTCCGCAGACGGACGTCGCGCAGCCCAGCCCTCTGAGACCGCAACTCGTCAAACCCCCTCCGGCCCCACCTGCCCCCGAGTCGTTCAAAGCCCCGAACCCCTCGCTGGTCGAGCCCATCGCGGTGCCCGAACGTCCTGCGATGTCGAAGCCGGGTGCAGTTGCCTGGTCCCTGCCGAAGTCCGTTCCAGGGGGGGCGGGTGCCTATGGTTCGTCCGAGGACTATTTCGGGATGGTCCGGATGAAGATCGAAGGCAACAAGAAGTACCCGGTCGTTGCCAGAAAGCGACAGGTCGAAGGGCGGGTCAAGGTGCGGTTCGTCATCGAATCGGACGGAACCGTCAGGGATCTGGTCCTTTCCGAGGGCTCCCGCCATGCGATGCTGGACGAGGCCGCCCTCGAGGCGGTAAGGGCTTCTGCGCCTTTTCCGCCGCCTCCAAGACGTCTGTTCAGCGGGCCGGTTTCGCTCGAAGTGAGCATCCTTTTCGAGCTGATGTAA
- a CDS encoding conserved exported hypothetical protein (Evidence 4 : Unknown function but conserved in other organisms): MKSFTPRCVFLTTAALLACVLLPATLLAHGTGHRILENKTAITVGFFYSDAEPMRYAEVLVFSPDNQKIEYQNGRTDLHGQFAFHPDQSGTWRITADDGMGHLEQATVDVGTSDPVATTTDEEPHKGAAALDRSAPSRLAGIAAGLSILLNIVLFALWWKGRKSR; this comes from the coding sequence ATGAAATCCTTTACTCCGCGCTGCGTTTTTCTGACGACAGCGGCCCTGCTGGCCTGTGTGCTCCTTCCTGCAACCCTCCTGGCCCACGGGACAGGCCATCGCATCCTGGAGAATAAAACCGCGATTACGGTAGGCTTTTTTTACTCAGACGCTGAGCCGATGCGCTACGCGGAGGTTCTGGTCTTCAGCCCGGACAACCAGAAGATCGAATACCAAAACGGCCGGACCGATCTGCATGGACAATTCGCATTCCACCCGGATCAATCCGGCACATGGCGTATCACAGCCGATGACGGGATGGGCCACCTAGAACAGGCGACGGTCGACGTCGGAACCTCCGACCCTGTAGCAACCACCACAGACGAAGAGCCCCACAAAGGTGCCGCCGCCCTGGACCGGTCCGCCCCATCGCGCCTCGCAGGCATAGCCGCCGGTCTGAGCATCCTTCTCAATATCGTCCTGTTTGCCTTGTGGTGGAAAGGAAGAAAATCGCGATGA
- a CDS encoding hypothetical protein (Evidence 5 : Unknown function), whose translation MKGAFPSAFIAADGFNSFRSESDHEGLFCPLGVECLRIFLLMNEGLDRGLRDIADPLSDGGPSNPGSRS comes from the coding sequence TTGAAAGGCGCTTTCCCGTCCGCGTTCATTGCTGCGGATGGGTTCAATTCATTTCGATCGGAATCTGACCACGAAGGTCTTTTCTGCCCCCTGGGGGTGGAATGCCTTCGTATTTTTTTGTTGATGAACGAAGGCCTCGATCGAGGACTGCGGGATATCGCTGATCCTCTCTCCGACGGCGGGCCGTCGAACCCAGGCTCACGGTCGTAG